One Mercurialis annua linkage group LG3, ddMerAnnu1.2, whole genome shotgun sequence DNA window includes the following coding sequences:
- the LOC126675389 gene encoding protein RETICULATA-RELATED 4, chloroplastic-like — protein MAISACFFTSSLPTSNPKLNLHRPSITSSPLHLRLSLPSISPLSLRHLHQHSPLLPLFIPSATGGDDTGGFNNNPPSGGGGGNNDDNHSNGGDSDNAGDKNRNEAMVVLLEAQRSLESLPKDLAAAIQAGRIPGAVVSRFLELEKSGFLRWLLQFGGFKERLLADDLFLAKIGIECGVGIFTKTAAEYDRRRENFFKELEIVFADVVMAIIADFMLVYLPAPTVSLRLPLAGTAGPIAKFFFNCPDNAFQVALSGTSYSLVQRLGAIARNGAKLFAVGTTSSMVGTAVTNALINARKAVDKSSAGEVENVPILSTSVAYGVYMAVSSNLRYQVLAGVVEQRILEPLLHQHKFLLSAICFAVRTGNTYLGSLLWVDYARLIGIQKAQEEHKELA, from the exons ATGGCCATCTCCGCCTGTTTCTTCACCTCCTCTCTCCCAACCTCCAATCCCAAACTCAATCTCCACCGCCCATCTATCACCTCCTCACCTCTCCACCTCCGTCTCTCCCTCCCCTCCATTTCGCCGCTCTCTCTCCGCCACCTCCACCAACACAGCCCTCTTCTCCCTTTATTCATTCCTTCAGCCACCGGCGGAGATGACACTGGCGGCTTCAACAACAATCCACCTTCCGGCGGCGGCGGAGGTAACAACGACGACAATCACAGCAATGGTGGTGATAGTGACAATGCAGGTGATAAAAACAGAAATGAGGCGATGGTGGTGCTATTAGAGGCTCAACGGTCATTAGAGAGCTTGCCTAAGGATTTAGCGGCGGCGATTCAGGCTGGTAGAATTCCCGGGGCGGTGGTTTCGAGGTTTTTGGAGTTAGAGAAGTCTGGTTTCTTGCGGTGGTTGCTTCAGTTTGGTGGTTTTAAGGAGCGGTTGTTGGCTGATGATCTGTTTCTGGCCAAGATTGGGATCGAGTGCGGCGTCGGTATCTTCACTAAG ACTGCTGCAGAATATGATCGTCGCAGAGAGAATTTTTTCAAGGAGCTGGAAATTGTTTTTGCAGatgtg GTGATGGCCATTATTGCAGATTTCATGCTTGTTTATCTTCCTGCTCCAACAGTATCTCTCAGACTACCTCTTGCAGGCACTGCAGGACCTATTGCAAAATTCTTCTTCAATTGCCCTGATAATGCATTCCAG GTTGCACTTTCCGGAACTTCCTATTCATTGGTACAAAGATTAGGCGCAATAGCG CGTAATGGAGCGAAACTTTTTGCCGTCGGCACCACCTCATCAATG GTCGGCACGGCAGTAACAAATGCATTGATCAATGCACGGAAAGCAGTTGATAAGTCTTCTGCTGGTGAAGTTGAAAATGTTCCTATATTATCCACCAGTGTTGCCTATGGTGTCTATATGGCAGTATCTAGTAATCTCAG GTATCAAGTACTGGCTGGTGTAGTTGAACAGCGGATTTTGGAACCTCTACTGCACCAGCACAAGTTCTTGCTTAGCGCAATTTGTTTTGCTGTTCGAACTGGCAATACATACTTGGGTTCATTGTT GTGGGTGGATTATGCACGTCTGATAGGAATTCAGAAGGCTCAAGAGGAACACAAGGAATTGGCTTGA
- the LOC126674495 gene encoding NAD(H) kinase 1, translating into MAPSKLNSTDPYENGDAGISDSLSLFHSEKAVQELLQQTPVQGTDDHLIEFSEALRTVAKALRRAAEGKASAQAEATEWKRRYELEMERNQRFQRQEKSAGKNNGGLAEGKTHNPDSQSVPSNQANGLSETCYTNGICSHEILQNGETDSDSNMSQNKMMRKASFKLAWCCKGDSDQHKHDVVSFERGNITTAERSSKQISLKWESDPQTVLIMTKPNSTSVRVLCADMVRWLKEHKKLQIYVEPRVRNELLTESSYFNFVHTWKVDKEISQLHTKVDLVVTLGGDGTVLWAASMFKGPVPPIVPFSLGSLGFMTPFYSEHYRDCFDSILKGPISITLRHRLQCHVIRDAAKHEVETEEPILVLNEVTIDRGISSFLTNLECYCDNSFVTCVQGDGLILSTTSGSTAYSLAAGGSMVHPQVPGILFTPICPHSLSFRPLILPEHVTIRVQVPFNSRSSSWASFDGKDRKLLEPGDALVCSMAPWPVPTACQGDSTNDFLRSIHEGLHWNLRKTQSFDGPREH; encoded by the exons ATGGCCCCGAGCAAGCTCAATTCCACT GATCCTTATGAGAATGGAGATGCTGGAATTAGTGATTCACTCTCGTTATTTCACTCCGAGAAGGCAGTTCAGGAGCTTCTACAGCAGACTCCGGTTCAGGGGACTGATGATCATCTTATTGAGTTTTCCGAGGCGTTAAGAA CTGTTGCAAAGGCGTTAAGACGAGCTGCTGAAGGGAAAGCTTCTGCTCAAGCTGAGGCTACTGAATGGAAGCGGAGATATGAACTCGAGATGGAAAGGAATCAGCGGTTTCAGCGTCAAG aaaagtcagCCGGGAAAAACAATGGTGGCTTAGCCGAAGGGAAGACTCATAACCCAGACAGCCAATCTGTGCCAAGTAATCAAGCAAATGGATTATCTGAAACTTGTTATACCAATGGGATATGCTCTCATGAAATTCTTCAAAATGGAGAGACTGATTCCGATTCCAACATGTCTCAAAATAAGATGATGAGAAAG GCATCTTTTAAACTTGCATGGTGTTGCAAAGGTGATAGTGACCAACACAAACATGATGTTGTATCTTTTGAAAGAGGGAACATAACGACTGCAGAGCGCAGCAGTAAACAG ATTTCTTTAAAGTGGGAATCTGATCCACAGACTGTGCTTATAATGACCAAGCCAAATTCTACTTCTGTTCGTGTACTATGTGCAGATATGGTCAG ATGGTTGAAAGAgcataaaaagttacaaatttaTGTGGAACCGCGTGTCAGGAATGAACTTCTAACAGAATCATCTTACTTCAACTTTGTTCATACTTGGAAAGTTG ACAAGGAAATCTCACAGCTACACACAAAAGTTGACCTTGTGGTAACTCTTGGTGGGGACGGTACAGTTCTTTGG GCAGCATCAATGTTCAAAGGACCGGTTCCTCCCATTGTTCCATTTTCTTTAGGTTCTCTTGGCTTTATGACACCATTTT ATAGCGAACATTACAGAGATTGCTTTGATTCAATTCTGAAAGGTCCAATTAGCATTACATTGCGACACAGGTTGCAATGCCATGTTATTAGAGATGCAGCAAAACACGAGGTTGAAACCGAGGAGCCAATACTTGTTCTAAATGAGGTTACAATTGACCGTGGAATATCATCTTTCCTCACAAATTTGGAATGCTATTGTGACAACTCATTTGTCACGTGTGTGCAAGGTGATGGGCTAATTTTATCAACAACATCTGGCAGCACCGCATACTCATTGGCAGCTGGAGGATCGATGGTCCATCCGCAG GTTCCTGGCATACTCTTTACACCAATTTGTCCGCACTCCTTATCCTTTCGGCCTCTGATATTACCGGAGCACGTAACAATTCGAGTGCAAGTTCCATTCAATAGTAGAAGCTCTTCTTGGGCATCTTTTGATGGGAAGGACAGAAAACTGTTAGAACCCGGTGATGCACTTGTGTGCAGTATGGCGCCTTGGCCTGTGCCTACAGCATGCCAGGGGGATTCAACTAATGACTTCCTGCGGAGCATCCATGAAGGGCTTCACTGGAATCTGAGGAAAACTCAGTCTTTTGATGGTCCTCGGGAGCATTAA
- the LOC126673088 gene encoding protein TRAUCO: MDPLQINHGVEQNGGEEPTKSDDPDPPPASTTSIAATAAAIELPEAEQTQNETDTSQNGDSIKQQDPFISESDPTTSNDTEKPTPKRQLDEYDDDDEEFDDDPPPKKQKHLSTLTPPTPTDNVPNDATKTSTTAALPATLLPPPPPPQAPPPKKKSKKKNNNNVWVTKSTRKGKKKTKPNPQNTPTQDNVLITPVPRLQDKTDDTPDSNICLSKVYKAEKVELSEDRLSAGSAKGYRMVRATRGVCEGAWYFEIKVVKLGETGHTRLGWSTEKGDLQAPVGYDGNSFGYRDIDGSKVHKALREKYGEEGYKEGDVIGFYINLPDGLAYVPKPPQLVWYKGQRYVCAPDSKEDPPKIVPGSEISFFKNGVCQDVAYKDLYGGRYYPAASMYTLPNQPNCTVKFNFGPNFEFFPEDFGGRPIPRPMFEVPYHGCDNRVENGVSSENKH, from the exons ATGGATCCTCTTCAAATTAATCATGGCGTAGAACAAAACGGCGGAGAAGAACCCACTAAATCCGACGATCCCGATCCTCCACCGGCTTCCACCACCTCCATCGCCGCCACCGCAGCAGCAATTGAGCTTCCGGAGGCAGAACAAACCCAAAACGAGACGGACACGTCACAAAACGGCGACTCAATCAAACAACAAGACCCGTTTATATCCGAATCAGACCCGACAACCTCAAACGACACAGAGAAACCCACACCAAAACGACAGCTAGACGAATACGACGACGACGACGAAGAATTCGACGACGACCCACCTCCTAAGAAACAAAAACACCTCTCAACCCTAACCCCACCAACTCCAACCGACAATGTACCTAACGACGCAACAAAAACTTCAACAACCGCCGCATTACCGGCGACATTACTACCACCTCCGCCTCCGCCACAAGCACCTCCGCCGAAgaagaaatcaaagaaaaagAACAACAACAACGTCTGGGTGACAAAATCCACACGCAAAGGTAAGaaaaaaactaaaccaaatccCCAAAACACCCCTACACAGGACAATGTGTTAATTACGCCAGTACCTAGATTACAAGACAAAACTGATGACACCCCTGATTCAAATATTTGCCTATCTAAAGTTTATAAAGCTGAGAAAGTTGAGTTAAGTGAGGATAGATTGAGTGCTGGTAGTGCCAAAGGGTATAGAATGGTGAGAGCTACGAGGGGGGTTTGTGAAGGGGCTTGGTATTTTGAGATTAAGGTTGTGAAGTTGGGAGAGACGGGGCATACGCGGCTCGGGTGGTCGACCGAGAAGGGGGATTTGCAGGCTCCTGTTGGGTATGATGGGAATAGTTTTGGGTATAGGGATATTGATGGGAGTAAAGTTCATAAGGCTTTGAGAGAGAAGTATGGCGAGGAAGGGTATAAAGAAGGGGATGTTATTGGGTTTTATATTAACTTGCCTGATGGTTTGGCTTATGTTCCTAAGCCGCCGCAGTTGGTTTGGTATAAAGGTCAGCGATATGTTTGTGCTCCTGATTCTAAAGAAGATCCTCCCAAGATTGTACCAG GAAGTGAGATATCATTTTTCAAAAATGGGGTATGTCAAGACGTTGCTTATAAGGATTTATATGGTGGTCGTTATTATCCAGCTGCTTCAATGTACACCCTTCCAAATCAGCCTAACTGCACAGTCAAGTTTAACTTCGGCCCCAACTTTGAATTCTTTCCTGAGGATTTTGGTGGGCGTCCAATTCCTAGACCGATGTTTGAAGTTCCTTATCATGGGTGCGACAATCGTGTTGAAAATGGTGTGTCCAGTGAGAACAAACATTAG